A genomic segment from Polyangium mundeleinium encodes:
- a CDS encoding CapA family protein, producing MQARRASALTLLGLVLAAAWSSSGASGAPGRPVPLASVIPRPAPPPVSLEAPPAAQKPRATVAFVGDVSMALGVGAVIKKGLEAGFPFAHVAERLRSYDLLVGNLECVVTSQGEPAIPEPLVAPLETPRLLRDAGFDMVSVANNHTLDMSEAGYFEMLERLDSAGLGAFGTTQASPGREAFVVREVSGVRIALIGHVDRGRARSRQDVERARERADVVIVFVHWGIEYMLTPTKYQREASRELIDAGADAVIAAHAHVVQPAERYRGRLIAHGIGNFVFSGMTRTGSHTGTLLELDVTREGVTGHRFLRVAIDERGAPRFVGNPSEEAPLDPPGPRPMPPMAGE from the coding sequence ATGCAAGCGCGCCGCGCCTCGGCTTTGACGCTCCTCGGGCTCGTGCTCGCGGCAGCGTGGTCTTCGAGTGGCGCGTCGGGGGCGCCCGGCCGTCCGGTCCCCCTCGCGAGCGTGATTCCGAGGCCCGCGCCGCCGCCCGTGTCCCTGGAGGCGCCGCCCGCGGCACAGAAGCCGCGCGCGACCGTCGCTTTCGTGGGCGACGTGTCGATGGCGCTCGGGGTCGGGGCGGTGATCAAGAAAGGTTTGGAAGCGGGGTTTCCTTTTGCGCACGTGGCCGAGCGGCTGCGGTCGTACGATCTTCTCGTGGGAAACCTCGAATGCGTGGTGACGTCGCAGGGCGAGCCCGCGATTCCCGAGCCATTGGTCGCGCCGCTGGAGACACCGCGCCTCTTGCGCGACGCGGGTTTCGATATGGTGTCGGTGGCGAACAACCACACGCTCGACATGTCGGAGGCGGGGTATTTCGAGATGCTCGAGCGCCTCGACTCCGCGGGGCTCGGCGCTTTCGGGACGACGCAGGCGAGCCCCGGGCGTGAGGCGTTCGTGGTGCGGGAGGTGTCCGGGGTACGAATCGCGTTGATCGGTCACGTGGATCGAGGTCGTGCGCGGTCGCGGCAGGACGTGGAACGGGCGCGGGAGCGGGCCGATGTCGTGATCGTGTTCGTTCACTGGGGGATCGAATACATGCTCACGCCCACGAAGTATCAGCGCGAGGCGAGTCGCGAGCTCATCGACGCCGGGGCGGATGCGGTCATCGCGGCGCATGCCCACGTGGTGCAGCCGGCGGAGCGATATCGAGGGCGGCTGATCGCGCACGGGATCGGCAATTTCGTGTTTTCGGGCATGACGCGGACGGGGAGCCACACGGGCACGCTCCTGGAACTCGATGTGACCCGGGAGGGGGTGACCGGGCATCGGTTTTTGCGGGTCGCGATCGACGAGCGAGGCGCGCCGCGTTTCGTGGGGAACCCGAGCGAGGAGGCGCCGCTCGATCCGCCCGGTCCGCGGCCGATGCCGCCGATGGCCGGAGAGTAG
- a CDS encoding DUF1552 domain-containing protein, producing the protein MKTTPLSRRTFLRGAVGGTAVALALPTLEAMLGARGAEAASTGPIFGIFFWGGGLPWHDGHGAPQAGHPDLWTPSTTGKDYTPSELLAPLAPYQPSVVTGLTPHTEVPDLPAGQSDGHMRGFMVSMTGDRIRPEGFDHPSHTLTALRPTLDQYIAKHPDFYGPEAPRFRSLVLGASTARFHDYGHWNAISYNGPDDLNPPILDPGQLYDLLFGVAADTAGMKRRALLLDAVLEDAKSLSGRVGAADKQRIEAHLEHLNTVKNRLEFSGESCAPPGKPAPNEELVAKTEIMGSLLASALACNMTRVFSFMLSSPATTHVFGNLGVPNDFHTTVHEGAWEHARAGILYQMQAFAAFLGRLQAVVEPTGGTLLDRALVFGLSEYGEGYQHSVAEMPCVLAGGANGNIRRNVHVRNPGGNYSKAHVTMLRGVGLETPSFGWNGGQTSEAFGDILV; encoded by the coding sequence CCCGACGAACCTTCCTCCGGGGCGCCGTGGGCGGCACGGCCGTCGCCCTCGCCTTGCCCACGCTCGAAGCAATGCTCGGAGCGCGCGGCGCCGAGGCCGCGTCCACCGGGCCGATCTTCGGCATCTTCTTCTGGGGCGGCGGTTTGCCCTGGCACGACGGCCACGGCGCGCCCCAGGCCGGCCACCCCGACCTCTGGACGCCCTCCACGACCGGCAAGGACTATACGCCGAGCGAGCTGCTCGCGCCGCTCGCGCCCTATCAGCCGAGCGTCGTGACGGGTTTGACGCCGCATACCGAAGTGCCGGATCTCCCGGCGGGCCAGAGCGACGGGCACATGCGGGGCTTCATGGTCTCGATGACCGGCGATCGCATTCGCCCCGAGGGATTCGATCACCCCTCGCACACGCTCACTGCGCTGCGCCCGACGCTCGACCAGTACATCGCGAAACACCCGGATTTCTATGGCCCGGAAGCCCCGCGCTTCCGCTCCCTCGTCCTCGGCGCGAGCACCGCGCGCTTCCACGATTACGGGCACTGGAACGCAATCTCGTACAACGGTCCGGACGACCTGAACCCGCCGATCCTCGATCCGGGGCAGCTTTATGATCTCCTGTTTGGCGTCGCGGCGGACACGGCCGGCATGAAGCGCCGGGCGCTCCTGCTCGATGCGGTCCTGGAGGACGCGAAGAGCCTCTCGGGCCGCGTCGGCGCGGCCGACAAGCAGCGCATCGAGGCACACCTCGAACACCTCAACACCGTCAAGAACCGCCTCGAATTCTCGGGCGAGTCGTGCGCGCCCCCGGGCAAACCCGCGCCGAACGAGGAGCTCGTCGCAAAGACCGAGATCATGGGCTCTTTGCTCGCCTCGGCGCTCGCCTGCAACATGACGCGGGTCTTCTCGTTCATGCTGAGCTCCCCCGCGACGACGCACGTCTTCGGAAACCTCGGCGTGCCCAACGATTTTCATACCACCGTCCACGAGGGTGCCTGGGAGCACGCCCGCGCGGGCATCCTGTATCAAATGCAGGCCTTCGCGGCGTTCCTCGGCCGGCTCCAGGCCGTCGTCGAGCCGACGGGGGGCACGCTGCTCGATCGCGCGCTCGTCTTTGGCCTCTCCGAATATGGCGAGGGGTATCAGCACAGCGTCGCCGAAATGCCCTGCGTCCTCGCGGGCGGCGCCAATGGGAACATCCGCCGCAACGTCCACGTCCGCAATCCCGGCGGCAATTACAGCAAGGCCCACGTCACCATGCTGCGCGGCGTCGGCCTCGAAACGCCGAGCTTCGGCTGGAACGGCGGCCAGACGTCCGAGGCCTTCGGCGACATCCTCGTGTGA